A window of the Macrobrachium rosenbergii isolate ZJJX-2024 chromosome 13, ASM4041242v1, whole genome shotgun sequence genome harbors these coding sequences:
- the LOC136844726 gene encoding uncharacterized protein: MTPAATSNSSGRETNLPLTSRFFIKDEISKHCLLVDTGPMQSVFLPTKEDLKKKSGSTNALIAANRTPICTYGTTAWIISILGCRYHWPFVVTDVKFPLLGADFLGHHRLLVNVGRERLLDTGTYHSRQLTKGPGMPAICSTAFSSYKSLVQEFLDVIKPELRQSLGASAKHSIFHHITTTGPPTHAKFWPVSQQKL; this comes from the coding sequence ATGACGCCagcagccacaagtaacagcagtggccgcgaAACCAATCTCCCCCTGACCAGTAGGTTTTTCATCAAAGATGAAATCTCCAAGCACTGCCTGCTGGTAGACACGGGGCCAATGCAATCCGTCTTCCTGCCAACGAAGGAAGATCTTAAGAAGAAATCTGGCTCAACAAACGCCCTCATTGCAGCAAACAGGACACCCATCTGCACATACGGCACAACGGCATGGATCATCTCCATCCTGGgctgcagataccactggccctttGTTGTCACGGATGTTAAGTTCCCGCTGCTGGGCGcagatttcctaggacaccacAGACTTCTTGTCAACGTCGGAAGGGAACGACTACTGGACACAGGAACCTACCACTCCCGCCAGCTCACCAAAGGACCGGGgatgcccgccatctgctccacagccttCAGCAGCTACAAGTCCCTCGTACAGGAGTTTCTGGATGTGATTAAACCAGAGCTAAGACAGTCACtgggggcttcagcaaagcacagcatattccatcacatcaccacgaCAGGCCCACCAACACATGCGAAGTTCTGGCCTGTGTCCCAACAAAAGCTATAA